The following are encoded in a window of Eschrichtius robustus isolate mEscRob2 chromosome 1, mEscRob2.pri, whole genome shotgun sequence genomic DNA:
- the LOC137752912 gene encoding FUN14 domain-containing protein 1-like, whose amino-acid sequence METWNAPPQAYESDDDSYAVLYLTEYARRHHWWNRVFGHSSGPMVEKYSVATQIVMGRVSGWCVGFLFQKVGKLAATAVGGGFLLLQIASHSGYVRIDWKRVEKDVNKAKRQIKKRANKAAPEINNIIEEATEFVKQNIVISSGFVGGFLLGLAS is encoded by the coding sequence atGGAGACCTGGAACGCCCCTCCCCAAGCATATGAAAGTGATGATGACTCTTACGCAGTGTTGTATTTAACTGAGTATGCAAGAAGACACCACTGGTGGAATCGAGTGTTTGGCCACAGTTCCGGACCTATGGTAGAAAAATACTCAGTAGCCACCCAGATTGTAATGGGTAGAGTGAGTGGCTGGTGTGTGGGATTTTTGTTCCAGAAAGTTGGAAAACTTGCAGCAACTGCAGTAGGTGGTGGCTTTCTTCTCCTTCAGATTGCCAGTCACAGTGGCTATGTGCGGATCGACTGGAAGAGAGTTGAAAAAgatgtaaacaaagcaaaaagacagaTTAAGAAACGAGCAAATAAGGCAGCACCTGAAATCAACAATATAATAGAAGAAGCAACAGAATTTGTTAAACAGAACATTGTGATATCCAGTGGATTTGTGGGTGGTTTTTTGCTAGGCCTTGCATCTTAA